The following is a genomic window from Saprospiraceae bacterium.
AGAAATCAGTGTAAATATATTTTCCTTCCAAAGTTTTATTTTCTGAACCTCTATATACAAAACCTCCGGTCACAGAACATCCGGTTTCAAAGGTGTTTCGGTACACGAAAACAGGTTTTGTAAATGTGGTATTCGGATTACAACCTGATATGTTGAAATTTGCAAGACCTTCAAAACATCTCCAGCCATAATTAAGTCTTGGAATGTTTATTGGAACCACGTTGATTTCTTCCCACTCATCCTGACCTACATCGGCAATCCACAATTCTTTTGTTACTTCATCCAAACTGTACCTCCATGGATTTCTTAGGCCCAATGCCCAAATCTCAGGTAGTGTATCTGTTGAATTTTTAAAAGGATTGTCATTAGGTATGTTATATGGACCGGATTCGGTATTTATATCCAGTCTTAGCATTTTGCCCAGCAGGCTCTTTGGGTCTTGAGCACGGTTTCCGGGATCTCCACCACTTCCACCATCACCCATACCTATGTAAAGATAACCATCAGTGCCAAATACCAGATCGCCTGCATTGTGGTTAGGGAATGGTTGAGTCACCACTATGATAATTTTTCCTGTAGATGTATCTGCCTGGTCTGGATTATCAGTTTTTACTTTGTACCTTGCTACAGTCGAGTGGCCACTGATATTGGTATAATGGACAAAAAAGTACCCATTATTTTTGTATTCAGGGTGAAAGCACATTCCTAAAAGACCTCTTTCATTAGCAGATGAGTTTACTTTATTTTTTATATCCAGAAAAGGTTCAGTATTGATCTTACCATCACCATGAAGAATACGGATTATTCCGTCCTTTTCAGTGATAAACAATCTCGCATCCTCAGACAAAGTGGAGGAGGAGATATCTACAGGTTTCACAAACCCTCTGCCCGAGAGAATAAGATCAATACCTTGGTTGACAGCCACTAAATGACTTGTCAAAAGAAAAAAAATGATTGTTTTCATTGTTTACGCATTTTGTGAGAATGCTTAAATCATGATCTTTTATATAGGAGTTATTTTCTTTTCTGTGGCCTTGGCCGACTAATTTCAAAGAATATTGGTTTAATGCCATTTATTGGCCAGACTTAAACAATACACAACTGCATTAAATCATAAAAATAAACGCTCTCTGATTTATTGGTGTCATAAAAATATTACTTTTTCTTAATATATTATGAAAAATGCAAAAATTTTCAAATAGAAAAGTACTTTATAATGCTATCTTTGCGTTTTATTTTGAATTCAATATTCTAAAAAATGTCATTATTAATTAAAATACAAATTGTTTTAACTTTTAGCCTTTGTTTGTTTTTTACAGGAAGTGCTCAGAAAGCTGAAGATATCTTGATGAAGGTGGGCAATACGGATGTTACTGTTGGGGAGTTCAGGTATATCTATGAAAAGAATAACGGAGCAAAAGCAAATTATTCAGAAGCCAGCATCAATGAATACTTAGACTTATATACTAAGTTTAAGCTTAAAGTGGAAAAAGCAAAGCAGATACAACTCGACACCATCGAGGCACTCAAAGTTGAACTTGATGGGTATAGAATGCAACTTGCCGGGTCATATTTGATAGATAAAGAAGTTACGGAGTTTTTACTGAAAGAATTGTATGAGAGAATGAAGTTTGATGTAGAATTCAGCCATATTTTTGTACCTGTGGCTGAAAATGCACCCAATAAATCAAGGCAAGATGCGATTGAAAAACTGAGAGATGTCAGGAATAAAATATTTTCAGGAACTTTAACATTTGAGAATGCTGTATCTGCATGGTCTGATGATAGGGCTACTGCTGCCAATGGAGGGTCTATGGGGTACTTTACAGCTAAACTGCCTTCAGGCTTCTATGAGTTGGAGAGTGCTATTTACCAAATTCCCGTGGGAAGTGTGTCAGATGTAATACAAACAAAAATAGGATATCATCTTGTAAAAGTGACTAACAAAAGGCCTTCTCGAGGTCTGATAGAAGTAGCCCATATACTTATAGAAACCCCGGGACAAGAGAAAGCTGAAAATATCTACAATCAATTGAAGAGTGGAAGTAAATTTGAAGATCTTTTAGCCTTACATTCTATTGATAAAACCTACAGCGGCGCTGGCGGCAAATTGCCTGTCTTTGGAATCAATACTTATGATGTGAAGTTCGAAGATGCTGCATTTGCACTTGTTAACCCCGGAGATATATCCAAACCGGTTCTTACTAATTCAGGATGGCATATCATCAAGCTCATCAATAAACTTAAACCCGATACTTATGAGATTTTTGTAAAAAAAATGAAGTCTCAAATCAATAAAGATGAACGATTTAATGCGGCCAAGTTTAAGCTCATAGAAGATAGTAAAAAAGCATCTGGTTATAAAACTGATACAAAAGAACTTTCTGCTTTTACTTCAAAGCTCAATGACGAATTTTATTCTTACAAATGGTCACCTGATTCAACCTTGAGAAGCGATAAGATTTTGTTTTCATTTGGAGGCAATACAAGGTACAGTATTAAGGAATTTGCTGACTACTGTAAAAAAAATTCAAAAACCAGACTAAAATATGATAATACCAAACCGCTGAATGAAACTGTAAACGAATTATTTACAGATTATGTCAATCAAAAGGCTTTGGAATATGAGGAAAAGAACCTTCCGGTCAAATATCCTGATTTTAAGTCATTGATGCGGGAATATGAAGAAGGAATTTTGCTATTTGAAATCACCCGAATGCACGTCTGGGATAAAGCCAATCAAGACACATCAGGACTTAAATTGTTCTTTCAAAATCACCAGAAATTATATAATTGGCCTGAAAGAGCGACCTTAGCAACCATTAATATAAAGAGTGTAGACAAATCAGAAATTGAAAAAATTTATGATTTTGCAAATAAAAATGATATCAATGCTATTCAAAAAAAGTATAGTGATAAACCTGAACTGGTAACAATCATTGAATCTTCATGTGAAAGGCAAAGTAAAGATTGTCAAAACCTTCCTTGGCAAAAGGGTGTACTATTACCTTTGGAAATAGCTGATAATGGGTATAAGTTTGTGAAGGTAATTGACATCACCCCACCCAAACCCAAATCGCTTAGTGATGCCAGAGGATATGCAGTAGCTGATTATCAGGATTATCTTGAAAAAGAATGGATTAAGCAATTGACAAAAGAGTTTAAGGTGGTGACCAAACAAGATGTGTTGAAAAAACTAAAAAAATAAGTTTTGAGACGAATTTCAATTTTTATCGCTCTCGTATCGGTCACCATGCTTTCGTGTGAGAATTATTTTAGTTCTGGTACAAAAGATCCGGTTGTTGCAAAAGTAGGAGAAAGAAGATTGTTTTATTCACAACTCAAAGGATTAGTTGTACCAGGTACTATAGCTTCTGACAGCGCAGCCATAGTTGATGGGTTTTTACAGAATTGGATAAGAGAAAATTTGATGATTGTGGAAGCAGAAAAAAATATAGCTGCAGATATTAATTTAAATAAACTTGTGGATGATTACAGATCATCTTTGCTGGTGTATAATTACGAAAAAAAACTGGTAGAGCAGCAATTGGATACTATTGTACTTTTGGCTGATAAAAAATCCTACTATGAAGTCAATAAAAATCTGTATCAATTGTCACACCCAATTGTGAAGTGCCTGATTGCCAAAGTGCCGGAAAGCGTAAAATCATTACAAGCTATCAAATCTGCATTAAATAAGTCAGATTTGACAGAAGCAAATTTTCTTGTGAAGGAAAACGCAGTTTACTTTAATGGTGATATCGATCTATGGATGTCAGTGGAAGACTTGAAGTCTTTAATACCTGACGGAATGATTCAAACGGAACAAATATCTACTGGTAAAATATTTCAAAAAAGAGACAATAAGCATGAATTTTTTGTTAAAATTTTGGGTCATTACGACGAAAAAGAAATTCCGCCGTTTGAGTATATTGATAGTAAAATCACTAAATCAATTCTTAGTGAAAGAAAAAATACCTTATTGAAGCAATACCGGACAACTCTGT
Proteins encoded in this region:
- a CDS encoding PQQ-dependent sugar dehydrogenase, which produces MKTIIFFLLTSHLVAVNQGIDLILSGRGFVKPVDISSSTLSEDARLFITEKDGIIRILHGDGKINTEPFLDIKNKVNSSANERGLLGMCFHPEYKNNGYFFVHYTNISGHSTVARYKVKTDNPDQADTSTGKIIIVVTQPFPNHNAGDLVFGTDGYLYIGMGDGGSGGDPGNRAQDPKSLLGKMLRLDINTESGPYNIPNDNPFKNSTDTLPEIWALGLRNPWRYSLDEVTKELWIADVGQDEWEEINVVPINIPRLNYGWRCFEGLANFNISGCNPNTTFTKPVFVYRNTFETGCSVTGGFVYRGSENKTLEGKYIYTDFCTGKIWALYKSSNGTWINDLLLDGADMEYVSFGEDRKKELYIASLASGDIHKIRQKTNNTDDKTIQDVFQISQNPVKDFFTLNWLKDIKADTWIILDIHAKEMMKGHFTNGQNYLEVDVNQLQSGIYTFMPASPVGKPLRFVKL
- a CDS encoding peptidylprolyl isomerase, which encodes MSLLIKIQIVLTFSLCLFFTGSAQKAEDILMKVGNTDVTVGEFRYIYEKNNGAKANYSEASINEYLDLYTKFKLKVEKAKQIQLDTIEALKVELDGYRMQLAGSYLIDKEVTEFLLKELYERMKFDVEFSHIFVPVAENAPNKSRQDAIEKLRDVRNKIFSGTLTFENAVSAWSDDRATAANGGSMGYFTAKLPSGFYELESAIYQIPVGSVSDVIQTKIGYHLVKVTNKRPSRGLIEVAHILIETPGQEKAENIYNQLKSGSKFEDLLALHSIDKTYSGAGGKLPVFGINTYDVKFEDAAFALVNPGDISKPVLTNSGWHIIKLINKLKPDTYEIFVKKMKSQINKDERFNAAKFKLIEDSKKASGYKTDTKELSAFTSKLNDEFYSYKWSPDSTLRSDKILFSFGGNTRYSIKEFADYCKKNSKTRLKYDNTKPLNETVNELFTDYVNQKALEYEEKNLPVKYPDFKSLMREYEEGILLFEITRMHVWDKANQDTSGLKLFFQNHQKLYNWPERATLATINIKSVDKSEIEKIYDFANKNDINAIQKKYSDKPELVTIIESSCERQSKDCQNLPWQKGVLLPLEIADNGYKFVKVIDITPPKPKSLSDARGYAVADYQDYLEKEWIKQLTKEFKVVTKQDVLKKLKK